In Astyanax mexicanus isolate ESR-SI-001 chromosome 5, AstMex3_surface, whole genome shotgun sequence, a single window of DNA contains:
- the eif4bb gene encoding eukaryotic translation initiation factor 4Bb isoform X1: MAASAKKKNKKGKTLTLTDFLAEDSKGSTPQYYPPTKPTSWADETDDFEGEVSTSWHTEEDSYRAPPIDRSLLPTAPRAAREPNVDRSRLPRSPPYTAFLGNLPYDVSEESIKDFFRGLAISAVRLPREPNNPERLKGFGYAEFDDVESLLQALTLNEENLGNRRIRVDIADQSNDKERDSGMMSGRDRGRGMDLGPDKTDSDWRARPSADQDDGPRRDDDYGEKSRDRYESDRNRDGPWRDDRYGGRDRYDDRDRRDRFGDRDRYGDRDRRDRYDDRGSRDYERGGFDSRGGGQRAFGSGFRRDYDDKRDEDRYERRDDRREERAPLQRPKLNLKPRTIPKDEEQSGGTSPQTSTTSAGGRSASIFGAAKPVDTAAKEREVEERLKKEQDRLQRQLDDDKGRPSERRPRDRDPSWRSEMSASEHERTGNNSTHPGGPKSHQSDHSENEVFSGQEDEPASSELRTPTSPSRGALPLKTMPAPPPKENAWAKRSTGGSPNAPSTAAYKQSSQSDLGDEEENQLDGADREKGMSQGRGGQGRDGEGPNKDRKEIKREREPKPIPEPKKYEETAPPKFSSASKYAALLMDGDQGEDEDGEN; encoded by the exons ATGGCGGCATCAG CtaaaaagaagaataagaaggGCAAGACTCTAACTCTTACTGACTTCCTTGCGGAAGACAGTAAAGGTTCGACACCACAATATTACCCGCCAACAAAGCCAACCAGTTGGGCAGATGAGACCGATGACTTTGAAGGGGAAG TGTCTACCTCCTGGCACACAGAGGAAGACTCATATCGTGCTCCGCCCATTGATCGTTCACTCTTGCCAACTGCTCCTCGTGCAGCCAGGGAGCCAAACGTTGACCGTTCACGTCTGCCCCGCAGCCCACCCTACACTGCCTTCCTTGGTAACCTCCCCTATGACGTCAGTGAAGAGTCCATCAAGGATTTCTTTAGAGGCCTGGCG ATCAGTGCAGTGCGTTTGCCAAGAGAGCCCAATAACCCGGAGAGGCTGAAGGGATTTGGCTATGCTGAGTTTGATGACGTTGAGTCCCTTCTTCAGGCTCTCACTCTGAATGAGGAG AACCTTGGGAACAGACGGATTCGAGTAGATATTGCGGATCAGTCCAATGACAAAG AGAGGGATAGTGGTATGATGTCAGGACGAGATCGGGGCCGTGGAATGGACCTTGGTCCTGATAAGACAGATTCTGATTGGAGAGCTAGACCCAGTGCAGACCAGGATGATGGGCCTCGTAGAGATGACGACTATGGAGAAA AGTCACGTGATCGTTATGAGTCAGATCGGAACAGAGATGGCCCATGGCGTGATGATCGCTATGGCGGCAGAGATCGGTATGATGACCGGGATCGCAGGGACCGGTTTGGCGACCGGGACCGCTATGGCGACAGGGATCGCAGGGATCGTTATGATGACCGAGGCAGCAGAGACTACGAACGTGGAG gattTGACTCTCGTGGTGGAGGCCAGCGAGCATTTGGTAGTGGCTTTAGGCGTGACTACGACGACAAGCGAGATGAAGACCGGTACGAGAGACGGGATGACAGGCGTGAGGAGAGAG CCCCGCTACAAAGACCCAAACTGAACTTGAAACCTCGCACCATCCCAAAAGATGAGGAGCAAAGTGGGGGCACCTCCCCCCAAACCAGTACCACCAGTGCTGGTGGCCGGTCTGCCTCCATTTTTGGAGCCGCCAAACCTGTAGACACTGCTGCCAAGGAGCGAGAAGTGGAGGAGAGGCTGAAGAAGGAACAGGATCGACTGCAGAGACAGCTAGATGATGACAAAGGCAGACCTTCAGAGAGAAGGCCACGAGATCG GGACCCCAGCTGGCGCAGTGAGATGTCTGCGAGTGAGCATGAGCGCACAGGAAACAATTCCACACATCCTGGAG GTCCTAAAAGCCACCAGAGTGATCATTCAGAGAATGAAGTATTTAGTGGCCAGGAGGATGAACCTGCCTCCTCAGAGTTACGCACACCAACCTCACCAAGTCGGGGAGCTCTCCCACTTAAAACTATGCCAGCTCCTCCCCCTAAGGAGAATGCATGGGCTAAACGAAGCACAGGTGGAAGCCCAAATGCCCCATCTACAGCTGCTTACAAGCAGAGCAG CCAGTCAGATTTGGGAGATGAAG AAGAGAATCAGTTGGATGGGGCAGATAGGGAGAAAGGCATGTCTCAAGGGAGAGGAGGACAAGGTCGAGATGGAGAAGGTCCCAACAAAGATAG GAAAGAGATCAAACGAGAGAGGGAGCCCAAACCCATACCAGAGCCAAAGAAATATGAGGAGACTGCACCCCCG AAATTCAGTTCAGCCAGTAAGTATGCTGCCCTGTTGATGGATGGTGACCAAGGAGAGGATGAAGATGGTGAGAATTAA
- the eif4bb gene encoding eukaryotic translation initiation factor 4Bb isoform X2: MAASAKKKNKKGKTLTLTDFLAEDSKGSTPQYYPPTKPTSWADETDDFEGEVSTSWHTEEDSYRAPPIDRSLLPTAPRAAREPNVDRSRLPRSPPYTAFLGNLPYDVSEESIKDFFRGLAISAVRLPREPNNPERLKGFGYAEFDDVESLLQALTLNEENLGNRRIRVDIADQSNDKERDSGMMSGRDRGRGMDLGPDKTDSDWRARPSADQDDGPRRDDDYGEKSRDRYESDRNRDGPWRDDRYGGRDRYDDRDRRDRFGDRDRYGDRDRRDRYDDRGSRDYERGGFDSRGGGQRAFGSGFRRDYDDKRDEDRYERRDDRREERAPLQRPKLNLKPRTIPKDEEQSGGTSPQTSTTSAGGRSASIFGAAKPVDTAAKEREVEERLKKEQDRLQRQLDDDKGRPSERRPRDRDPSWRSEMSASEHERTGNNSTHPGGPKSHQSDHSENEVFSGQEDEPASSELRTPTSPSRGALPLKTMPAPPPKENAWAKRSTGGSPNAPSTAAYKQSSQSDLGDEEENQLDGADREKGMSQGRGGQGRDGEGPNKDRNSVQPVSMLPC, translated from the exons ATGGCGGCATCAG CtaaaaagaagaataagaaggGCAAGACTCTAACTCTTACTGACTTCCTTGCGGAAGACAGTAAAGGTTCGACACCACAATATTACCCGCCAACAAAGCCAACCAGTTGGGCAGATGAGACCGATGACTTTGAAGGGGAAG TGTCTACCTCCTGGCACACAGAGGAAGACTCATATCGTGCTCCGCCCATTGATCGTTCACTCTTGCCAACTGCTCCTCGTGCAGCCAGGGAGCCAAACGTTGACCGTTCACGTCTGCCCCGCAGCCCACCCTACACTGCCTTCCTTGGTAACCTCCCCTATGACGTCAGTGAAGAGTCCATCAAGGATTTCTTTAGAGGCCTGGCG ATCAGTGCAGTGCGTTTGCCAAGAGAGCCCAATAACCCGGAGAGGCTGAAGGGATTTGGCTATGCTGAGTTTGATGACGTTGAGTCCCTTCTTCAGGCTCTCACTCTGAATGAGGAG AACCTTGGGAACAGACGGATTCGAGTAGATATTGCGGATCAGTCCAATGACAAAG AGAGGGATAGTGGTATGATGTCAGGACGAGATCGGGGCCGTGGAATGGACCTTGGTCCTGATAAGACAGATTCTGATTGGAGAGCTAGACCCAGTGCAGACCAGGATGATGGGCCTCGTAGAGATGACGACTATGGAGAAA AGTCACGTGATCGTTATGAGTCAGATCGGAACAGAGATGGCCCATGGCGTGATGATCGCTATGGCGGCAGAGATCGGTATGATGACCGGGATCGCAGGGACCGGTTTGGCGACCGGGACCGCTATGGCGACAGGGATCGCAGGGATCGTTATGATGACCGAGGCAGCAGAGACTACGAACGTGGAG gattTGACTCTCGTGGTGGAGGCCAGCGAGCATTTGGTAGTGGCTTTAGGCGTGACTACGACGACAAGCGAGATGAAGACCGGTACGAGAGACGGGATGACAGGCGTGAGGAGAGAG CCCCGCTACAAAGACCCAAACTGAACTTGAAACCTCGCACCATCCCAAAAGATGAGGAGCAAAGTGGGGGCACCTCCCCCCAAACCAGTACCACCAGTGCTGGTGGCCGGTCTGCCTCCATTTTTGGAGCCGCCAAACCTGTAGACACTGCTGCCAAGGAGCGAGAAGTGGAGGAGAGGCTGAAGAAGGAACAGGATCGACTGCAGAGACAGCTAGATGATGACAAAGGCAGACCTTCAGAGAGAAGGCCACGAGATCG GGACCCCAGCTGGCGCAGTGAGATGTCTGCGAGTGAGCATGAGCGCACAGGAAACAATTCCACACATCCTGGAG GTCCTAAAAGCCACCAGAGTGATCATTCAGAGAATGAAGTATTTAGTGGCCAGGAGGATGAACCTGCCTCCTCAGAGTTACGCACACCAACCTCACCAAGTCGGGGAGCTCTCCCACTTAAAACTATGCCAGCTCCTCCCCCTAAGGAGAATGCATGGGCTAAACGAAGCACAGGTGGAAGCCCAAATGCCCCATCTACAGCTGCTTACAAGCAGAGCAG CCAGTCAGATTTGGGAGATGAAG AAGAGAATCAGTTGGATGGGGCAGATAGGGAGAAAGGCATGTCTCAAGGGAGAGGAGGACAAGGTCGAGATGGAGAAGGTCCCAACAAAGATAG AAATTCAGTTCAGCCAGTAAGTATGCTGCCCTGTTGA